One part of the Sphingopyxis sp. TUF1 genome encodes these proteins:
- a CDS encoding sensor histidine kinase, producing the protein MIAIAALWISVLLIGGGFALDRVLTSAITRNFDSSLEYVLIAMIRSSEIGPDGEVRLIEPLGDQRFLEPYSGLYWQISGGEQEPYRSRSLWERTLKAPTPHIDDQIHTYDSNQFPDEELRVLERNVILPGSRTSWRYQIAQSREALDVQVGAVRRTLIPSLALLGLGLIIMAALQTFYGLWLRDIRRAIAAMRGGQNRRVDAPLPLEVQPMVDELNALLAHNEKQAEEARLHAGNLAHALKTPLTVLVNSATSSDSELANTVRREAATMQRQVDHHLARARCRGRGAAQARAVVWDSVQSVLRAVAALYPDARLDAAGDRTVVAKVERQDLDELVGNLLENAAKYGGGSVFVTIGRDGNMAEIIVEDDGAGISPEDRTRIFDRGVRLDSGKPGTGLGLAIVRDVAEIYGGSIALEESEDLGGVLVRLRLPAG; encoded by the coding sequence ATGATCGCCATCGCCGCGCTGTGGATTTCGGTGCTGCTGATCGGCGGCGGTTTTGCGCTCGACCGCGTGCTGACGAGCGCGATCACGCGCAATTTCGATTCGAGCCTTGAATATGTGCTGATCGCGATGATCCGCTCGTCGGAGATCGGCCCCGACGGCGAGGTGCGGCTGATCGAACCGCTTGGCGATCAGCGTTTTCTGGAACCCTATAGCGGCCTGTATTGGCAGATCAGCGGCGGTGAGCAGGAACCCTATCGTTCGCGATCGCTCTGGGAGCGCACGCTGAAGGCGCCGACGCCGCACATTGACGATCAGATTCATACCTATGACAGCAATCAGTTTCCCGACGAAGAGTTGCGCGTCCTTGAACGCAACGTGATCCTGCCGGGGAGCCGGACCAGTTGGCGCTACCAGATTGCGCAGTCGCGCGAGGCGCTGGACGTGCAGGTGGGCGCCGTGCGCCGGACCCTGATCCCCAGTCTCGCGCTGCTGGGCCTCGGTCTCATCATCATGGCTGCGCTCCAGACTTTTTACGGCCTTTGGCTGCGCGACATCCGGCGCGCGATCGCGGCGATGCGCGGCGGGCAGAACCGCCGCGTCGATGCGCCGCTGCCGCTGGAAGTGCAGCCGATGGTCGATGAGCTCAACGCGCTGCTCGCGCATAACGAGAAACAGGCGGAGGAGGCGCGGCTCCACGCGGGCAATCTCGCGCACGCGCTCAAAACTCCGCTGACCGTGCTGGTCAACAGCGCGACCAGTTCGGATTCAGAACTGGCGAACACGGTGCGGCGCGAGGCAGCGACGATGCAGCGGCAGGTCGATCATCATCTTGCGCGCGCGCGCTGTCGGGGGCGCGGCGCGGCGCAGGCGCGCGCGGTGGTGTGGGACAGCGTGCAGAGCGTGTTGCGCGCGGTTGCCGCGCTCTATCCCGACGCGCGGCTCGATGCCGCGGGCGACCGGACGGTGGTTGCGAAAGTCGAGCGGCAGGATCTGGACGAGCTGGTCGGCAATCTCCTCGAAAATGCCGCAAAATATGGTGGAGGCAGCGTCTTCGTCACGATCGGCCGCGACGGCAATATGGCGGAAATCATTGTCGAGGATGACGGGGCGGGTATTTCACCCGAGGATCGTACGCGCATTTTTGATCGCGGCGTGCGGCTCGACAGCGGCAAGCCGGGGACCGGCCTCGGCCTCGCGATCGTCCGCGATGTGGCCGAAATCTATGGCGGCAGCATCGCGCTCGAAGAGAGCGAGGATTTGGGAGGAGTGCTGGTAAGGTTGCGGTTGCCAGCAGGGTAG
- a CDS encoding response regulator transcription factor, which produces MRILIVEDEPTLGPQLKATLEGAGYAVDLATDGEDGHFLGSTETYDAAILDLGLPEIDGLTVLDRWRREKRNFPVLVLTARDSWSDKVAGLDAGADDYLAKPFQTEELIARLRALIRRASGNASSELTAGDVRLDTRSGRVTLAGEPVKLTAQEYKLLSYLLHHKGKVVSRTELIEHIYDQDFDRDSNTIEVFVTRIRKKLGADIITTIRGLGYQLDDPQG; this is translated from the coding sequence ATGCGGATTTTGATTGTCGAAGACGAACCCACGCTGGGTCCGCAGCTCAAAGCGACGCTGGAGGGAGCGGGTTATGCGGTCGACCTTGCGACCGATGGCGAGGACGGGCATTTCCTCGGCTCGACCGAAACCTATGACGCCGCGATCCTTGACCTCGGCCTGCCCGAAATCGACGGGCTGACCGTGCTCGATCGCTGGCGGCGCGAAAAGCGCAATTTTCCTGTGCTCGTGCTGACGGCGCGCGACAGTTGGTCGGACAAGGTGGCGGGGCTCGACGCGGGCGCCGACGATTATCTGGCCAAGCCGTTCCAGACCGAGGAATTGATTGCGCGCCTGCGCGCGCTGATCCGCCGCGCGTCGGGCAATGCGTCGAGCGAGCTGACCGCGGGCGACGTCCGCCTCGATACGCGCTCGGGACGCGTTACGCTCGCCGGCGAGCCGGTGAAGCTGACCGCGCAGGAATATAAGCTCCTGTCATACCTGCTCCATCACAAGGGCAAGGTCGTGTCGCGCACCGAGCTGATCGAACATATTTACGACCAGGATTTCGATCGCGATTCGAACACGATCGAGGTGTTCGTGACGCGCATCCGCAAAAAGCTGGGCGCCGACATCATCACCACGATCCGCGGTCTTGGTTATCAGCTCGACGATCCGCAAGGCTGA
- a CDS encoding HU family DNA-binding protein: MNKQDLIAAVADSSGLTKGDASKAVEAVFDAITGSLKKGGEVRLVGFGTFAVSKRKASTGRNPRTGETMTIAASNQPKFKAGKALKDAVN, translated from the coding sequence ATGAACAAACAAGACCTGATCGCCGCCGTCGCCGATTCGAGCGGCCTGACCAAGGGTGATGCCAGCAAGGCCGTGGAAGCCGTCTTCGACGCGATCACGGGCTCGCTCAAGAAGGGCGGCGAAGTCCGTCTCGTTGGCTTCGGCACCTTTGCCGTCAGCAAGCGCAAGGCGTCGACCGGTCGCAACCCGCGCACTGGCGAAACGATGACCATCGCGGCGTCGAACCAGCCGAAGTTCAAGGCCGGCAAGGCCCTTAAGGACGCCGTCAACTAA
- the lon gene encoding endopeptidase La, protein MIVPLFVGRDRSVAALEAAMEAGKEIFLVAQLDPGEDDPQRDDLYDVGVIATVLQLLKLPDGTVRVLVEGKERAKLLALTDEDKAVMASVKPIADTVDDSVDTAALMRSVVDQFESYAKLNKKMPAETAVQLSQIDDASRLADSVAGNLNIKVAEKQALLVEDAPSKRLEMVFAFMEGELGVLQVEKKIRGRVKRQMEKSQREYYLNEQLKAIQRELGNDNGEGGDDLAELQLKIDSLKMSKEAKAKANAELKKLRAMAPMSAEATVVRNYLDTLIGLPWGKKSKLKKDIAKAQAVLDDDHYALEKVKDRIVEYLAVQARTNKLKGPILCLVGPPGVGKTSLGRSIAKATGREFVRQSLGGVRDEAEIRGHRRTYIGSLPGKIVTNLKKAGAMNPLFLLDEIDKLGQDFRGDPASALLEVLDPEQNAKFQDHYLEIDVDLSDIMFVTTANSLNLPQPLLDRMEIIRLEGYTEDEKVEIAKRHLIAKQVEAHGLKDGEFELTEDGLRDLIRYYTREAGVRTLEREIARLARKALRKILEGQAESVIITPENLAEFSGVRKFRHGVSDREDQVGAVTGLAWTEVGGELLTIEAVTASGKGQVRTTGKLGEVMTESVQAALSFVKARAPAYGIKPSLFARKDIHIHLPEGAVPKDGPSAGVGMVTAMVSTLTGIAVRKDVAMTGEVTLRGRVLAIGGLKEKLLAALRGGITTVFIPEENEKDLVEIPSNITGKLKIIPVSHVDQVLAEALVSPVEPIEWTEADELAASPPIGTGGDHETAIRH, encoded by the coding sequence ATGATCGTGCCGCTGTTCGTCGGACGTGACCGTTCGGTTGCCGCGCTTGAAGCGGCGATGGAAGCGGGCAAGGAAATTTTTCTCGTCGCGCAACTCGATCCCGGCGAGGACGATCCGCAGCGCGATGACCTGTATGACGTCGGTGTGATTGCGACAGTGCTTCAGCTGCTGAAGCTGCCCGACGGTACGGTGCGCGTGCTTGTCGAAGGCAAGGAGCGGGCGAAGCTTTTGGCGCTCACCGATGAAGACAAGGCGGTGATGGCGAGCGTCAAGCCGATCGCCGATACGGTCGACGACAGTGTCGATACCGCCGCGCTGATGCGATCAGTCGTCGATCAGTTCGAAAGCTACGCCAAGCTTAACAAGAAGATGCCCGCCGAAACCGCGGTGCAGCTGTCGCAGATCGACGACGCCTCGCGCCTCGCCGACTCGGTCGCGGGCAATCTCAACATCAAGGTCGCCGAAAAGCAGGCGCTGCTCGTCGAGGATGCTCCGTCGAAGCGTCTCGAAATGGTGTTCGCTTTCATGGAGGGCGAACTCGGCGTATTGCAGGTCGAAAAGAAGATCCGCGGCCGCGTGAAGCGCCAGATGGAAAAGAGCCAGCGCGAATATTACCTCAATGAACAGCTGAAAGCGATTCAGCGCGAGCTCGGCAACGACAATGGCGAAGGCGGCGACGACCTGGCCGAACTGCAGCTCAAGATCGACAGCCTCAAAATGTCGAAGGAAGCCAAGGCTAAGGCGAATGCCGAGCTGAAAAAGCTGCGCGCGATGGCTCCTATGTCGGCCGAGGCAACGGTTGTGCGCAACTATCTCGACACGCTCATCGGCCTGCCGTGGGGCAAGAAATCGAAGCTGAAGAAGGATATTGCGAAGGCGCAGGCCGTCCTCGACGACGACCATTATGCGCTGGAAAAGGTCAAGGACCGGATCGTCGAATATCTCGCCGTCCAGGCGCGCACCAACAAGCTCAAAGGCCCGATCCTGTGCCTCGTCGGCCCTCCGGGCGTCGGGAAGACGTCGCTCGGCCGCAGCATCGCCAAGGCGACGGGACGCGAGTTCGTGCGCCAGTCGCTCGGCGGCGTGCGCGACGAGGCCGAAATTCGCGGCCATCGCCGCACTTATATCGGCTCGCTGCCTGGCAAAATCGTGACGAACCTGAAAAAGGCCGGCGCGATGAACCCGTTGTTCCTGCTCGACGAGATCGACAAGCTGGGCCAGGATTTCCGCGGCGATCCGGCGTCGGCGCTGCTTGAGGTGCTCGATCCCGAACAGAATGCGAAGTTCCAGGACCATTATCTGGAGATCGACGTCGATCTTTCAGACATCATGTTCGTGACGACGGCGAACTCGCTCAACCTTCCGCAGCCGTTGCTCGACCGCATGGAGATCATCCGGCTCGAGGGCTATACCGAGGATGAGAAGGTCGAGATCGCCAAGCGTCACCTGATCGCCAAGCAGGTCGAGGCGCATGGCCTGAAGGACGGCGAGTTCGAGCTGACCGAAGACGGTTTGCGCGACCTCATCCGCTATTATACGCGTGAGGCCGGCGTCCGCACGCTCGAGCGCGAGATTGCGCGTCTGGCGCGCAAGGCGCTGCGCAAGATCCTCGAGGGCCAGGCGGAAAGTGTGATCATCACGCCCGAAAATCTGGCCGAATTTTCCGGTGTCCGGAAATTCCGCCACGGTGTGTCGGATCGTGAGGATCAGGTCGGCGCGGTTACCGGCCTTGCCTGGACCGAGGTCGGCGGTGAATTGCTGACGATCGAGGCGGTGACCGCGTCGGGCAAGGGTCAGGTCAGGACGACCGGCAAGCTCGGCGAGGTGATGACCGAGTCGGTGCAGGCCGCGCTGTCGTTCGTGAAGGCGCGCGCGCCGGCCTACGGCATCAAGCCCAGCCTGTTCGCGCGCAAGGACATTCACATCCACCTGCCCGAAGGCGCAGTTCCGAAGGATGGCCCGTCGGCGGGTGTCGGCATGGTCACGGCGATGGTGTCGACGCTGACGGGTATTGCGGTGCGCAAGGATGTCGCGATGACCGGCGAAGTCACGCTGCGCGGCCGCGTGCTCGCGATCGGGGGCCTCAAGGAGAAGCTGCTCGCGGCGCTGCGCGGCGGGATCACTACGGTTTTCATTCCCGAAGAGAATGAAAAGGACCTGGTCGAAATCCCGTCGAACATCACCGGCAAGCTGAAGATCATTCCGGTCAGTCATGTCGACCAAGTGCTTGCCGAGGCGCTGGTTTCGCCGGTCGAGCCGATCGAATGGACCGAGGCTGACGAACTCGCCGCCTCGCCGCCGATCGGCACCGGCGGCGATCACGAAACGGCGATTCGCCACTGA